The sequence CCCTTGCTCGGCAGCTCTCCCGCTGATCGACGCGCTCCAGTGTCGTTCTGTCCAAACGCGATCAGCTCGGCGATACCCGCTGCCTTCCCTCTTTTCCCGTACGCATTCGCCGACACGGCCAGGCCACTATCGTCGCCGTCTGGGTTTCGTGTATTTACTCTTCGATGAACGGCATGATGAGTCACGTGATTCACCCAATGGAAGGACGTCTCGGTGATTGACCATCACATACCCTGTCGCGACCGCGCATTCCAGTTCGCCACTGAACTCTCCTCGGCAGCGGTCAAGGAGAACTCCCCCCTTCTCATGAGCTGGTCAACGCGGATACCCGCAGTTGACCATGTGAAATTCTGGGCTAGCGCGCAAGCGCTTACTGATAACGCTTTCCTTTGGCTTTCGTCTTGGGGAGGCCCACGGATCGTTACGGCCGGCAGCACCGTAGAGCTTAACGGATCCGGTCCGGAACGGTTCATCGATGTCCGACGGGCCTGGTCGCGTATTTCCATGACTGTGCGTCGAAATTGCAACCTCCCAGACGCGCCGGGTCCGATACTCGTCGGCGGATTCACCTTCGCTCCCCAAGAGGGGAAGCACAACGACGCGCACTCGCTGCCCGACGGCCGGATGACTGCTCCTGCAGTTCAGTTGGTCGACTATCCCTCTGGCGATACCTACCTCACGGTAAACCTACGTATCGAGCCGGGTACCAGTGCTACGCAGGCGCTCACCGACCGGTTCACGCTGGTTGACAAGTTGATCAACGGCAAATTTCCGCACGGTGGAAAGGTCGTCAACCGGCAAGTGGTGTCGAAAACTGAAGTACCACTCGGGGCAGACTTCCAGAAGCTTGTTGCACAAGCAGTGGATGAGATCCGCAACGGGACCTTCGAGATGGTGGTGACGGCTCGCGAACTCCAGGTCAGGCTGGGCGAAGACTTTGACCTGCTGACAGCGGTCGAAAGCCTGCGCTCCTCCTCCCTTGGGGCAACCGTATTCGCAGCGCACACACGAAACGAAGGGCTTAAACAATGCTTCTTGGGTGCCACGCCTGAATATTTGGTACGCCTCAAGGGTGACACTGTACAAACCCTGGGGCTGGCCGGATCAACACCGCGGGGTCTCGATCCAGAAGAGGACTATGCCCTGGAACGCGAGCTGCTGGCGAACGAAAAGCTCCGCCATGAGAATGCAGTGGTGACAGAGATGCTGAGTCGGGCACTTTCTGATGTTTGCCATCGGATCGAGGTAGCGAAGGAGCCCACAGTCCTAAAGTTGACCAACATACAGCATCTGGCCACGCATCTATCCGGGCAACTGGCATCTTCTCCGCCTTTAGGCATCCTCGACCTGGTGGCCAAGCTGCACCCCACTCCCGCGCTGGGCGGCTATCCGCGGCACGCGGCGCTCAACTGGCTTGGGCAAAATGAGCCGATCAATCGAGGCTGGTTCGCCAGTCCGGTTGGATGGGTCGACGGTCACGGCACGGGCGAATTCGCAGTGGCTATCCGCTCGGCTCTTGTGCAGGGCGAACTCGCCTCACTTTATGCCGGCTGCGCAATCGTTGAGGGCTCAGAGCCCGACGCCGAGTACGAGGAAACGAGCATCAAGCTGCGTACGATGGCCTCCGCGCTTGGCTGCTTGTGAAGACGAGGGTCTCCAATGTGCGTCAACACCGGTGTCAGCTGCAGATATAGAGTGCCGTAGGTGCGGCCTTGCGGGACACAGGCGCCCCCAGCCCCGGCAAACTGAAGGTGCACGTGGTGACCGGGAGGCATACCTGGGATGTGCGCAGGTGCTCCCTCAGCCACACGTGGGTGGGCTTGCTGCTACGCGAGGCGAGGTTGTCGGTGACGATCACGGTCCCGCCGGCGGTGTTGGCGTCGCCGCCCCGCTCCAGAAGCCGCTGGTGGTTGACGCTGGTGCGCAGACATGGTGTTCTGCCGGCCGCCCGTCGGCAGGGCCCCAGATACCCACGTCCGCTCCGGCCTGCGGGTGCAGTCCAGATGGGCCTGGCATGGCAACTCGCCGACGAACAGCAGCAGTCGGCACAGGTTGCGGTTACTGATACCGGGCCACCGCAGATCTCGACGATACGTCGCCAACTCACCTTGGATGCGACAGACTGTCATGGGAGAGGTCAACATGCCTCCCACTGCCAGGAGTTGGCAGACTACACACAGGATGTGCCCAAGAATTTACGTTTGGTCGCAGACAGCGCAGTGAGGGTAAGTAATGACATTCGTTGACATTAGTCAGGGTTGGTACGTGGGCATGCCGTCGTACGATGCCGACTGGTACCCAAAGTTCTCGGTTGATGCCGTCATGACGCCAGAAACGGATCCAGCGAGCGTCGGTCGCACATTCACCGGGTTACACATCTTCCCGCATAACGGCACACACATCGAGAGTGGATTTCATTTCTTTGCCGACCGCGAGAAGATTGACGAGGTTCCGCTCGAAACCTTCGTCGGGCCGGCGCTGATCGCTGACCTGTCGCACAAACAGGATCTTGAGCCCATCACTGCCGATGACCTCGACAAGGCTGTCGGCGAAGTATGGCAGCCCGGACATCGGTTGCTCGTCCGTACTGATCACCCCATGCGTCACCTTGGGAAGTCCGATTACTGGGACACACCGCCCTACCTGACGCCCTCTTCAGCCGCCTGGATGGTGGACCATGACGTAAGTCTCGTCGGCCTTGACTGCCTCACCGAGCAACCAGGTGACCGCACATCACCGGTCCATCGAAGGCTACTTGAGGCTGGGATTCCGATCTTGGAGAACATTCAGAACCTCCATCTCGTGAGCAGCAGAGACGTCCACTTGGTCGCACTGCCGATCAAGGTCAGCGGCGTGGAAGCGGCTCCAGCACGTGCACTTGTATTCGAGAACTGGGGGCGCTGACAAGCGCCTGAGGAGAACCGAGGCAAACCCACTGCACCAGTCGGCGGCCGAGCCGAGCCGGGCGGTACGGGGGATGGCGGCATTGTTGTGGCCGCCATCCCCCCAGGTCTTTCACCACGATGCCCGGACGACCTACGGCCAGGTAGTCGAAATCTTCCTGCCACCGGCCTCGGCCGTGCGCCGCGCGGCCGTTCCCCTCACCGTGAGCGGCAAGCCGAGTCTCTGGCAATGATCGCCAGGCGCCGGAGCCCTGCGCCGTCGCGCGCGACTGGTGACTCGTGCAGCTGTGCCCGGCCAGGTTCTCCCGGCTCGTCACGCCACGAGAGCCGGCCCAACCAGCGCCCGGCGGCACCGACACGTCATGCGGTAGGCACGCCGGGAACAGCTTGCCTGCTTTGACCTTCCCGTCACCCCCGCAGACCCGATCTGATCACCGACCTTGGGCCTGAAGGGAGTTGACATAATGCGCCCATGACCTTAATTGACCCCGTATCCGCCGTCGTTCCCGCCGGCATGATGAGTCGGCACGAACAACCCGTGATTCAGCTTGCAGGAGGCGTGGAGCTGCGACCATGGCAGCAGACAGATGCGTCAGCTTTGGTCGCCTCCAGTCTCGATCCCGCAATCCGACAGTGGAACCGGGTCCGCCCCCTGTCACCCGAGGAAGCGCGGCAGAAGATCGCCCGATGGCACGAGCGCTGGCGGACTGAATCCGCAGCGGTCTGGGCTATCTGTCGCACGGCTGACGAAGAGATCCTCGGGTTGATCGGCCTCGGCGACATCGACCTCCACGGTGGCAGTGCCGAATACCTTTACTGGGTTCTGCCGGCCGCCCGCGGTACCGGCGTTGCGACACATGCGACAGTCGCACTCAGCCGCTGGGCCTTCGACGACTTGGGGTTGCACCGACTCCAACTCACCCACTCGACCGCCAACGAAGCGTCCTGCCGGGTTGCCACCAAGGCGGGGTTCGAACTGGAGGGAACCATGCGAAGCGCACTGCTGCACGCAGACGGGTGGCACGACGAACACCTGCATGCTCGTGTACGAGGTGACGAATAGGGAATTGGCGGGCGGGGAGCTCCCCCGTCACCATGCATCGCACACGCCGGCTGGTCGCGCGGGCCGATCCGGCCGAGGCCCTGACCGTGGGCGGCGATGTGGCAGAGGGGCCCGTTCAACAGGTGCAGGACCCGGCACCTGCCAGGGCAGTGGCGCAAGGTCCCGGTCGCCGGATCCCTCGTGCCGCGGCGTGGGGAGGGGACGAGGGTAGAAGTGCTCGCGTCGGACTACCGCCTGCGCCACCTGCGGAAGAGGCATATACGCGGTCTCATGCGGGGAATTCGCCGGGAACAGAGTGCCACTTGACGCCATTGTCGGTGACGAAGAACATCGCGCCGGTCTTCTGCCGGTTGCGGTAGCCCTCCGGCTGCCCGCCCGGCCCTCCAGCCACGCCGGCACCGGCAGTGCGTCGCGGACCACCGCCCACTGGGCGTCCGTCATGCCGGAGGGATACCCCCGCGTCCTGGGCGGGCGGTCGGCCGCGTTCCCGAATCGGTGCCCGAGGCCATCGCACGCCGACGGCGTCGAGTTGAACTCGAAAGACGAAACCACGGGCTCGCGAACGGCACTTGCGTGCTGGTCGCCGAATGCCCTGCACTCACCACGGTGACGATGCCGTCACGTGTGGTGAGCGCAGGGGTGGGGTGCAGAAGCGTCATTCTTGACGCCCAGACGTGCGGTGCCCTCGTGCCGGTTAGCGCGCGACACGGATGGTCACCGATGCAGATGTGCGGTCCGTCCTCGCGTGCTGGTGGTGCTTGTCGGTCGAGTACAGCACCGAACGGAACTGCAGCTCGCCGGTGTACCTGGCCTTGACGTTGACGCGTGCATCACCGCTGAAGTTCTGCTTCCCCTTCCGCCAATGGCCCCTAGAGATCGCGCGGGCCCCGGCCCGGCTCCAGCTGCTGGTCACCATCCCCGGGATCGGCCTGCGCACCAGGGACCGTGTTCGACCAGAACCATCCTCGTGATCTATAGAGAGACGGCTTCTCCCTCACTTCGATGGACCGCACCGTGGCAACGCAGAGCCCGCGTGTTGGTCCAACGGGGGCTCCCCAGTAGCCAGACGGCTCAGCGACAGGTCCACCGCCGCTTCCAGAGCTGCCCCCACCGCGCCCGTCAACTCGCGTTTCTCGAGAATGTCCAGAGCCGCTTCCGTCATCCCCCCGGGAGAGGCCACCGAATCGACGACGGCATCGGGCGTAAGCCCGCCCCCGGTGAGCAGTGCACCGGTGCTCTTCACGGCATGTGCCGCGAGTTGGTCAGCCACCTCGCGTCCCAGTCCCTGAACGGCGGCAGCCTCCGCCAGCGCCTGCGCGAATCGGGCAACCAGGGCCGGCCCTGCGCCGGACAAACTGCTCACCGTCTCCATCTGTGCCTCGTCCACGCCAAGTACACGACCGAGTGAACCAAAAACACCGCGCGCCAGTTCCAGATGCTCTCGATCTGCGCCAGAGCCCACCGAGAGCGCGGTGACGCCTGCACACAAAGCGACCGCCACGTTCGGCACCGCGCGTATCACCGGAACACCCGGCAATGCCGCAGCCACGGCATCGGTGTGCCAGGAGGCAACCAGAGAGACCAGAAGCTGGTCGGCACTGACCACTTGCACGAGACCGCCCAGAACCTGCCTCATCTCGTGAGGGTGTACAGCGAGGATGACGATATCCGCGCCCCGTACGGCCTCCGGGGCGCTGGGCATAGCCACCAGGCCGAATTCCGCAGCCAGAGCGCGGGCCCCGGCTCCGGTGCGGGACACGCCCCGGAGCCGTTCCGGTGACCAGCCCGCCGTGACCAGGCCGCTCACAACAGCTCGTGAGATCCGGCCACAGCCGATGAACGCTATCGTGGTCCGCGCCCTCAACTCGTCTCCTCGATCAGACCGGCCACCGCGGAGATCCCGCGCAGCAGTCGCTGCTCCGGCTCGGTTCCTACGGAGATCCGGACGAACCGATCGCACGAAGCTCCATACCCGGTGCCCGGAACAACGCTCACCGCATGCCGGCGCAGCAGCTCCTCAGTAAAGTGCTCCGCATCCAGTCGAGACTTCCCCAGGGACGCGAACAGATAGAACGTCGCGTCACCCGGCATGCACGCGACGCCTCGCGAGGCGAGCTCCCCGGCCATCCGATTGCGCATCGATACGACGCGTGCGATCTGCGGACGCGTTTGCTCCAAGATCGTCTCGAAATGCTCGGCGAGATAATGGCACAGTATCGTCGGTGCACAGGTGATGATGTGTTGCTGGAGCTTGATGATCTGGTCGATCAACAGCTGATGCGCCACCATATAGCCTACGCGCCAGCCTGAGATGCCGTAATTTTTCGACATCGAGTTGCAGACGATCGTGTGATGCTTATGTGGATCGAATGAACCAACGGACAGGAACTCGGCTCCCTCAGGAACGAACTCGTGGTACGCCTCATCGGCGATGATGAACAGGCCATGCTGTTCGGCTAGTTCATGTAGTCTCCGCAGTTCGTCCACACCGAGCCTGCGCCCAGAGGGGTTTTGTGGGTTGTTCACGATGATCGCCTTGGTACGTGGGGTCACATACGAGGCAAAGTCATCGACCGAGTCCTGCCACGGAGTCATCACCGGCACGCCCCTGCACAGGCGTACTTGCTCGGGGTAACTCACCCACAGTGGCTCCGGGATGATGACCTCGTCGCCCGGATCCAAAATGGCGCTCAGCGCCATGAAGATGGCCGCCTTCGAACCAGCGGTCACGATGATTTCGGTTTCGGGATCGAGGGGCAGTCCGCAATCTAACTCGTAGTACTTGGCCAGCTTCTCGCGGAGTAACGGCAGTCCACGTGAGTGTGAGTAATGATGGATCTTCGCCTGCGGCAGATCATCGAAGGACGGTACCGGGATGTCGAAGAAAGCCTCACCGAGCGACAGTGTCACAATATCTGCACCGTCGCCTTGCATCTCGTAAACCCGATTATTATGGCTTATCGAAGAGGCCTCGGCGAGGCTGTCGAGAAGGCTCGCATGGCGAGGTATGGGCATCTCGTCGCCTCTCGTGGTCAGCGGGGGCCCAGACGGGAACTGAGGCGATTGGTCAGAGAACACGGACCTGCCCGCTCCCCCACACGACGTTCTTTACACAGGTCAACGATTCAAGGCCCATGGGTCCACGAACATGAAGCTTCTGCGTGGAGACACCGATCTCGACTCCGTAGCCGAACTCGCCGCCGTCAGAAAAACGAGGGGAGCTGTTGACAAATACGCTGCCGGAGTCGATCGACCGCGCGAAACGCCGGGCTACCGCGATGTCCTGAGCAACGATAGCGTCAGCATTGCGGGTGCCCCACCGGTTGATGTGCGCCACTGCCGCATCGAAGTCGGGCACAACCTTGACCGCGAGAATCATGTCGAGGTACTCAGTCCCCCAATCGCTCTCTCGCGCCGGCTCCGCGTTCGGCCAGACTTGCTGTGTTCGAGCGTCGCCTCGTATTTCCACGCCAAGCCCCTGGAGTTCATCCAGGACCTTCGCCAGCCATGAATCAGCGAGATCCTCGTGGACCAACAGCGTCTCCACTGCGTTGCACACGCTGGGACGCGAAGTCTTGCCGTTGATGACGATTTCCGTGGCCATGTCCAGATCGGCGGTGTGATCCACGTACACATGGCAGTTGCCATCGCCATCGATGACAGTCGGCACAGTGGCGTGGTCCTGCACCGTCTTGATCAAGCTGGGTCCACCACGCGGGACGAGCAAATCCACGTAGCCATCGGCGCGCAGCAGTTCCAGAGCAGCCTCACGAGAGGAGTCTCGAATCAGTTGCACCGCGTCCTTTGGCACTTCGTCATAGCGCTCCAGAACACGAGCAATCACGTCGGCAACGGCCACATTCGTGTGCATAGCGATCGACGACCCTCGCAGCACAGCGGCGTTTCCGGATTTCAGACACAGGGCAGCGACATCGGCGGTTACGTTCGGCCGGGCCTCGTAAATAACTGCGATGACCCCGAGAGGGTCACGCACCCGGTCGATCTGGATACCATTGGGGCGAGTGTCGCCCTTGACCACCTGTCCTACCGGGTCGGGCAAACCCATGATAGTGCGGATCGCGTTGACCATTCCCGTGATGCGCGAATCCGTGAGAGTGAGGCGATCCACCAGAGTGGCTGAAGTCCCCGCCGCGCGGGCTGCCTTCACATCGAGCGAGTTAGCGGTCTTCAGTTGATCCCGGCTCTTGTCGATGGCAACAGCCATCTCGTCAAGAACCCGATCCTTGATTTCCGTATCCAACTCACGCACCCTGACTGATGCTTCACGGGCACGACGGCAGACATCGATGACTGAGATGGACATTCAGCTCTCCAATAGACTTATGTAATCGGATGGGTGAAGTACGACCTGGCCGTCCGCCAACTGGCGTGGTGCGACCTGGGACATGTCTGGGGCAGCGACGCTCGAACGGCCACGGGCGATAACACCATGGGAATCAACAACCACGTCCACTACATCACCGGACTTGAAATTCCCCTCAGAAGCCTGCACATGGCCTTTCGTCAGGGGTCGGCCGTCAGCGGCTGCGGCTACGGCGGAGGGATTGCACAACAGCCGGCCGGTGGGGGCAGCAGACAGTGCGCGCCATAGCTGGCCCAGATCTGCACGCTTCTTCGGCTGCCGGGGACGCACCAATGTGCCGACGTTCTCCCCTCTCACAGCTCCCTCGATTGAATCTGCCACGGAAGCACCAGCGATCACACAGGCGACGCCCGCCAACGTCGCGATCCAAACGGCGCACAGCTTGGTGGGCATACCACCGGTTCCCGGCCCTTCGACCGGACTCCCTGCCAGGTGTTCCACTTCCGGTGTCATGGCATCCACGACAGGAATCCGGCGCGCATCTGTACTCTGGCGCGGATCGCTCTCGTACAGGCCGGAGACATCGGTCAGCAGGACGAGCAAACCAGCTCCCAGCGTGGCGCTGAGCAGGGAAGCGAGCACGTCATTGTTTCTGACCATGACGGCATCGTTCTCGTTCACCACGGGCACCCACCCCCGGTCGAGTGCCTCTTCCAGCGCATCGCGGACACCGTCACGGTGATCGGGCCCGGTCAAGTCGAACGGGGTGAGGAGGAACTGAGCTGCTTGCAGGCCATTCTCTTCCAAGCTGCACCGGAACGCATCGAACAGAAGACCCTGGCCGATCGCTGCGGCCAATTGCCGAGAGCCGGCACGTCCTTCGGCGTGACGGTTCAGGCGCACATCGCCCAAAGCAATGGCGCCGGAAGCGACAAGCAGGATTTGATGACCGTCCGTCCGAAGCTTGGCGACGGCCTCAACCAGCGTGGCAAGTTTCCGCTGATCCACTTCACCATCAGTGATGAGAGAGGACGTCCCGACTTTGATGACGATACGTTTGAGGTGAGCGTTTTGAGGAGCAGGGGTCCTGGTGATGCTCATGAAGAATCACCCAGCAACTCACTCATCTCATCTTGCGATAGATTCGAGATCTTCTCTTTGAGTAGCAACCCGACTTCCACCGCAAGGGAAGAGACTGTGGGCGACTCAAAAAGTCTCGCCAACGGTAGCTCGACCCCGAACTTTTGCCCCACGCGGTTGACAACCCGAACAGCCAGAAGCGACTCACCGCCAAGATGGAAGAAATTATCCGTGACGCTCACTCGCTGCACATCAAGGATGCTGGCAAATATATCCGCCAACTCCTCCTCCACAACGCCACGGGGAGCGGTGTAGATCTCGTTCGAAGTGGCCAGTGAATCGTCGAGAGCCGACAATTTCCCACGATCGACCTTGCCACTCCCATTGAGGGGCATCTGCTCAAGAAAAAAGAACGAAGAAGGCCTCATGTAGTCAGCAAGGTGTCGACTCACATGGTCACGCAATTCATCGGCAGAAACCCTACGACGCGAGTGCAAGTGTGTCACGTATGCGACCAATCGCTTAAGCCCGTTTGCAGACTCCCGCACGCCGGCCACGGCTTCCTTTACCAGGGGGTGCCTGGAGATTACAGCCTCGATGTCTCCCAATTCGACGCGCATCCCGCGAATTTTAACCTGGTGATCCTCGCGTCCGGCATAACGAAGACAGTGATGAGCGTCAAAGTATCCCCGGTCACCGGAACGGTACATCCGTTCACCCGAATGCAGGGGGTGGGGGATGAAATTCTCTGCCGTCTTGGCAGGGTCCCCCAGGTAACCGCGAGCCAACCCGATGCCACCCATATAGATGTCTCCGACCACTCCAGTCGGCACCGGATCCAGATCCTTGTTCAGGACGTAAACTTGATTGTTCGCGAATGGGAGTCCGATGCTCACCGAGCCGTCGACGAGCCCATCGGCGGGACTGCACGTGTAGGTGGTGGAATCGATGGATACTTCAGTCGCTCCCCACGTGTTGTGCAGCTCGCCAGGCATGGACTCGAAGAACCGGGCCACCGTCGCCGGGAGCAGTGCTTCACCGCTCGAAACGGTGCACCGCAGTTTGGGGAGTGATATTTGCGCGTCCTCTTCTATCACATCCAGAACCATATTCAGCATGCTGGGCACTACCTGGAGGAGTATCGTCCCGTAGCGGGCTGCGGCCTCAAGTACTGCACGAGGGTCCTTGTGTGCACCTGGACGAACCAAGGCTACTCGTCCGCCGAATGCGAGTGGCCAGAAGAGTTCGAGGGCTGAATCATCGAAAGTAAGAGTGGTCTTGTGCAAGACCGTTTCGCCGGGCTGAAGCTGGTGCTCTTGCTGCATACACAGCATGCGGTTGACCCAACCTAGATGGGTGCTCCCGACCCCTTTGGGTGTCCCGGTGGAACCGGATGTGAAGTACACGGATACCAGATTATGCGGTGTCACCGGGACCGCTGGACTCGCCTCTGAAAACGAGGAAATAACGGGCCAGTCCGAGTCGGGGCAGATGATGAACGCCTCTGTGGCCAAATGGGATCGATAGCGGTTATCTCCGATACAGAATCGGACGCCGGCTTCGTCCAGGATCTGATTGAGCCGGTTGCTCGGCACTGTGGGATCAAGTGGCACATACGCTCCGCCCGCCTTCAAAATTGCGAGCAAGGCCACGACCAAATCTGGCGATCGATCCATGCATAGAGCGACCGGACTATCTAACTGCAGCCCATGCTCTAAAAGGAAATTGGCCAGCTGATTTGCGCGCGCATCAAGCTGTCGATAGCTAAGCTGTTGGTCACCGAGGACCACCGCGGTATGGTCCGGGGTTGCCATGGCCTGAGCTTCAAAGAGATGATGCATGCACTGAAATGGCGAAATTTCAAGGCTCCGGTTTTCCGGACCGGAGACCGGCACGCGTACGCGCTTCATGGGAAGTCCCCTCCATCAGAGCTTTCATTCATCCGTCACTCAAAATCCGCGAATCATGAAGAGTGGACTATGTGTTTCCGGCAAGAGCCCGTCGATCAACTTTACCGTTGGGCGTCAGCGGAAAATCCTTGAGCGCAACAAATTCGCTGGGCACCATGTACTCAGGAAGGGCATGCAGGCAGGCATCCCGCACGTCCGAGGGGGTAACTTCCGTACCCTGCTCGGCCGTGTAATAGGCCACGAGATTCAGACGATCAGCCTTACGGTCGCCTACAACCACTGCACGGCGCACACCCGGAAGGCTGACGATGGCGGCCTCTACCTCCCCGGGTTCGACTCTGTATCCGTTCATCTTTAGCTGATCGTCTACACGTGCAATGAAGTGGAAATTATCTCCGTCGAACAGCACTCGATCACCCGTGAAATAGCACCTGAGCTTTCTGCCATCTTGATGCCTGATGTTCCTGAACTTCTCCTCCGTGAGTTGCCTGTCGCCCAGATAGCCGGTTGCTACACAACGACCGGAAATAACAAGCTCACCCTCCTCCATCGATCGGAAGGGGCGAAGCCGCTCACCATCGGACATCAGCAATTCGGCGCTGACAAC is a genomic window of Streptomyces sp. Edi2 containing:
- a CDS encoding pyridoxal phosphate-dependent aminotransferase, yielding MPIPRHASLLDSLAEASSISHNNRVYEMQGDGADIVTLSLGEAFFDIPVPSFDDLPQAKIHHYSHSRGLPLLREKLAKYYELDCGLPLDPETEIIVTAGSKAAIFMALSAILDPGDEVIIPEPLWVSYPEQVRLCRGVPVMTPWQDSVDDFASYVTPRTKAIIVNNPQNPSGRRLGVDELRRLHELAEQHGLFIIADEAYHEFVPEGAEFLSVGSFDPHKHHTIVCNSMSKNYGISGWRVGYMVAHQLLIDQIIKLQQHIITCAPTILCHYLAEHFETILEQTRPQIARVVSMRNRMAGELASRGVACMPGDATFYLFASLGKSRLDAEHFTEELLRRHAVSVVPGTGYGASCDRFVRISVGTEPEQRLLRGISAVAGLIEETS
- a CDS encoding isochorismate synthase; translation: MTVRRNCNLPDAPGPILVGGFTFAPQEGKHNDAHSLPDGRMTAPAVQLVDYPSGDTYLTVNLRIEPGTSATQALTDRFTLVDKLINGKFPHGGKVVNRQVVSKTEVPLGADFQKLVAQAVDEIRNGTFEMVVTARELQVRLGEDFDLLTAVESLRSSSLGATVFAAHTRNEGLKQCFLGATPEYLVRLKGDTVQTLGLAGSTPRGLDPEEDYALERELLANEKLRHENAVVTEMLSRALSDVCHRIEVAKEPTVLKLTNIQHLATHLSGQLASSPPLGILDLVAKLHPTPALGGYPRHAALNWLGQNEPINRGWFASPVGWVDGHGTGEFAVAIRSALVQGELASLYAGCAIVEGSEPDAEYEETSIKLRTMASALGCL
- a CDS encoding non-ribosomal peptide synthetase, producing MKRVRVPVSGPENRSLEISPFQCMHHLFEAQAMATPDHTAVVLGDQQLSYRQLDARANQLANFLLEHGLQLDSPVALCMDRSPDLVVALLAILKAGGAYVPLDPTVPSNRLNQILDEAGVRFCIGDNRYRSHLATEAFIICPDSDWPVISSFSEASPAVPVTPHNLVSVYFTSGSTGTPKGVGSTHLGWVNRMLCMQQEHQLQPGETVLHKTTLTFDDSALELFWPLAFGGRVALVRPGAHKDPRAVLEAAARYGTILLQVVPSMLNMVLDVIEEDAQISLPKLRCTVSSGEALLPATVARFFESMPGELHNTWGATEVSIDSTTYTCSPADGLVDGSVSIGLPFANNQVYVLNKDLDPVPTGVVGDIYMGGIGLARGYLGDPAKTAENFIPHPLHSGERMYRSGDRGYFDAHHCLRYAGREDHQVKIRGMRVELGDIEAVISRHPLVKEAVAGVRESANGLKRLVAYVTHLHSRRRVSADELRDHVSRHLADYMRPSSFFFLEQMPLNGSGKVDRGKLSALDDSLATSNEIYTAPRGVVEEELADIFASILDVQRVSVTDNFFHLGGESLLAVRVVNRVGQKFGVELPLARLFESPTVSSLAVEVGLLLKEKISNLSQDEMSELLGDSS
- a CDS encoding cyclase family protein is translated as MTFVDISQGWYVGMPSYDADWYPKFSVDAVMTPETDPASVGRTFTGLHIFPHNGTHIESGFHFFADREKIDEVPLETFVGPALIADLSHKQDLEPITADDLDKAVGEVWQPGHRLLVRTDHPMRHLGKSDYWDTPPYLTPSSAAWMVDHDVSLVGLDCLTEQPGDRTSPVHRRLLEAGIPILENIQNLHLVSSRDVHLVALPIKVSGVEAAPARALVFENWGR
- a CDS encoding glutamate-5-semialdehyde dehydrogenase — its product is MSISVIDVCRRAREASVRVRELDTEIKDRVLDEMAVAIDKSRDQLKTANSLDVKAARAAGTSATLVDRLTLTDSRITGMVNAIRTIMGLPDPVGQVVKGDTRPNGIQIDRVRDPLGVIAVIYEARPNVTADVAALCLKSGNAAVLRGSSIAMHTNVAVADVIARVLERYDEVPKDAVQLIRDSSREAALELLRADGYVDLLVPRGGPSLIKTVQDHATVPTVIDGDGNCHVYVDHTADLDMATEIVINGKTSRPSVCNAVETLLVHEDLADSWLAKVLDELQGLGVEIRGDARTQQVWPNAEPARESDWGTEYLDMILAVKVVPDFDAAVAHINRWGTRNADAIVAQDIAVARRFARSIDSGSVFVNSSPRFSDGGEFGYGVEIGVSTQKLHVRGPMGLESLTCVKNVVWGSGQVRVL
- the proB gene encoding glutamate 5-kinase, translating into MSITRTPAPQNAHLKRIVIKVGTSSLITDGEVDQRKLATLVEAVAKLRTDGHQILLVASGAIALGDVRLNRHAEGRAGSRQLAAAIGQGLLFDAFRCSLEENGLQAAQFLLTPFDLTGPDHRDGVRDALEEALDRGWVPVVNENDAVMVRNNDVLASLLSATLGAGLLVLLTDVSGLYESDPRQSTDARRIPVVDAMTPEVEHLAGSPVEGPGTGGMPTKLCAVWIATLAGVACVIAGASVADSIEGAVRGENVGTLVRPRQPKKRADLGQLWRALSAAPTGRLLCNPSAVAAAADGRPLTKGHVQASEGNFKSGDVVDVVVDSHGVIARGRSSVAAPDMSQVAPRQLADGQVVLHPSDYISLLES
- a CDS encoding pyrroline-5-carboxylate reductase dimerization domain-containing protein, whose protein sequence is MRSVRPDLRRNRAGAATAARDLRGGRSDRGDELRARTTIAFIGCGRISRAVVSGLVTAGWSPERLRGVSRTGAGARALAAEFGLVAMPSAPEAVRGADIVILAVHPHEMRQVLGGLVQVVSADQLLVSLVASWHTDAVAAALPGVPVIRAVPNVAVALCAGVTALSVGSGADREHLELARGVFGSLGRVLGVDEAQMETVSSLSGAGPALVARFAQALAEAAAVQGLGREVADQLAAHAVKSTGALLTGGGLTPDAVVDSVASPGGMTEAALDILEKRELTGAVGAALEAAVDLSLSRLATGEPPLDQHAGSALPRCGPSK
- a CDS encoding GNAT family protein, whose product is MTLIDPVSAVVPAGMMSRHEQPVIQLAGGVELRPWQQTDASALVASSLDPAIRQWNRVRPLSPEEARQKIARWHERWRTESAAVWAICRTADEEILGLIGLGDIDLHGGSAEYLYWVLPAARGTGVATHATVALSRWAFDDLGLHRLQLTHSTANEASCRVATKAGFELEGTMRSALLHADGWHDEHLHARVRGDE